The Ipomoea triloba cultivar NCNSP0323 chromosome 4, ASM357664v1 DNA segment CTTTTTCTCAGGGTTTAGAGAATCCTCattgtttgttaaaaaaaaaaaagggaaagaaaaaagaatccTCACTGCTTTGaacaaacaaaaagtaaaaCTGACATTTGGCAGTATAATCGAGTACGTGCCTTAATCAATGACATCCAAGGACCACTTGTCTGTTTTCATTTGTTCCTATATTTTCATGATGACTGCTccctgtttttttctttttcattttaaggatattttaattttaaattcctTCCAATAAACTTTAGCATTTCGATGTAACGTTACTCTTAATAATTGGATTAATTGATTACGTAAAATGATAGTAGTCAGGGATGCAGGGTAAATGTACTGTTGGTGTAATGAAACCGGTGAAACACATAAAgacattaaattattattgttgtatgAACGTGAATAATCATGATTAGGTGCACGGGTTACTCGTGAATTATTTGGCAAATACTCATTATTAGGACTTAGGAGGTTAAACAAATTACTgttgaattttttgaaaattaaaaattcaatttgattattatcattttatttagataaatcaaataataactAAAGATAATTTCGACTTGACTCAATTATTTCTTAAGTTTTTTTGAGTAGGCAACTGGGGCATTATTTGAGATCTCCCACATGGATCACAAAATCCTTGGCGGGGTTATTTGATTTATTGCAAcgaaaaatatacaataatatattagtgatagcgttaatgtaaacggggtctacgattacgctacgaatacgtgtgcTACGGGTGGTGAAGGATGTCGCTCGGTGGGTCACCGGTCGACGACTGaacggttcgaagctatatcgctctacgagtGACGAACAGTCATAAAAAGTAAGCAAGAGAAAGATGATGatcaaatcgcaagtgtattagtctagtactgatgagttctctCCCCCCCAAATGAGGGGTGTGAtccccctatttatactaagcagGTCACGTGAGTACTCAACGGATGACATGCGgatggtctgacgtgtcatgtcGGCATTGGTCACCTTGAACAGTCGCTCTGCAGGATCTCCGTGACGTGCTCGAGGTGGCAGAGCAATTACTCACAAAATGCCATCACTTGTCGCCTCGAGCATTGCAAACGATTAGAATCTTCGGGGAGCTCAAATGATTCCTATAATTCGGAATCTCCTAGCTCCTTAGTAGGCTGCCCGTAGGGTGGCAATAAGTCGCCCGTAGGATGATAATAggccgaccgagtggttgttgacggagtgtagagtggttgatgcggaccgaccgagtggttgtcgacggagtgtagagtggtggatgcggaccgaccgaatggatgtcgacggaatgtagagtggtcgatgcggaccgaccgagtggatgtcgacggaatgtagagtggtcgatgcggaccgaccgagtggttgtcaAGTAGGGTGGCAAAGTGCGCGCGTAGTCCaattgcgtatttacccatcacgagtcccccacttcttgaatccgcGAGAATTGTCGGGTTTGAGAAGTGAAAATGTTTTCTCGCCATCTTCTTCGGTCGGCTACATCATGGACAATCTTCTCTCATGTCGGTCTACAATTTCCTTCTCCATGCAACATGCCATCTTTGGGTTTCCATAAGCTAGAGcaatccatattttttttttaagcccaTTACTTCACTAAGGCCCATCATTTTTCAAGGCCCATTGTTTTCTCTATAAATACCCTTCTCCCTTCTCATTTTTTTCACTTCAAGCCCCCTTGCACATCTTCAAGCACANNNNNNNNNNNNNNNNNNNNNNNNNNNNNNNNNNNNNNNNNNNNNNNNNNNNNNNNNNNNNNNNNNNNNNNNNNNNNNNNNNNNNNNNNNNNNNNNNNNNNNNNNNNNNNNNNNNNNNNNNNNNNNNNNNNNNNNNNNNNNNNNNNNNNNNNNNNNNNNNNNNNNNNNNNNNNNNNNNNNNNNNNNNNNNNNNNNNNNNNNNNNNNNNNNNNNNNNNNNNNNNNNNNNNNNNNNNNNNNNNNNNNNNNNNNNNNNNNNNNNNNNNNNNNNNNNNNNNNNNNNNNNNNNNNNNNNNNNNNNNNNNNNNNNNNNNNNNNNNNNNNNNNNNNNNNNNNNNNNNNNNNNNNNNNNNNNNNNNNNNNNNNNNNNNNNNNNNNNNNNNNNNNNNNNNNNNNNNNNNNNNNNNNNNNNNNNNNNNNNNNNNNNNNNNNNNNNaattttttttttttttttttttttttttttttttttttttttttaaacttggtTCCCAAAGATAAAAAACATACTACTTGTTGATATTGACGGTTTACCGTTGTTGTTGATTTGCTCGCATCCTTACTTGTGTAGCATGTCGCAAGATGATAGCCAAAACGTTTTTGCCCatgattatgatgatttgaTTGAGGATGAATTTTGTGTGTCCGAGGGTGGGTCACCGAATCGTTCTGACGATGCTCAACAAGTGAGGGCTCGTCCTGTCGCCCCCACACAATCTGTCCCTTCACAAattcttttgaagaaaaggaaaatccaAACGGACGACTCCACTTCGAGCAAGGTGAAAGAAACCTCGACGAGCAAAAGTATCACGCCAAGTGGTGATTACGTCGAGTTGGATCCCAAAGGAGCTTTTGCCACTCCGGTTGAAATATCTCCCAAGGAggaggagcaacttgcagatTTGATTGGAGAAGGGATCCGTTACGAGGTTGACCGACGCCTGACTAACATCGTTTCTTGTCATTACAAGAAATGGATAGGTGTCCATCTGGATTCGCTGAAAGCTGGTATGCGTATCCCCCTTGATCCTTTCCTTGttgattttgtgaattattatgGCATAGTTCCAAGCCAAGTGGCGCCAAATGGTCATCGTATACTTGCGTGCTTCCCTCAAATTTGTGCACGTCATCAAGTTCCTTGCACGATCGATTTGTTCAACTTCCTCCATCTTGTAAAGACTATGGGGAAGAATTGCCACCCCAGCTTCGTGATCATTCAATGTCGCGGGTTGTTTGGAAAAGTTTCTGGTCTGCCTGATAACAACCGTAAGTGGAGGGGGAAGTTTCTTCGAGTGTTTTTGAAAGACGGGGTGCCTTTCAAAAATGAGTGGTCTCGTCGAATGCGCAAGTGCGTGCTACCACCTGAGACTTTAGAGATCAAGGATGCAGTCGAGAAGATTTCATCGGAGTGCTATTCTTGGGATAATTATCACTCTCCAGAGGCATTGGCTGCAGCTCATCTACCCCCTCCGATGTATGGGGTTCAACGTCAGGTTGTCCCAGATGGTGAGTTGGACGTGTGACATTATGCAATCTGCTTTGTTATTGCCTTTGATTCCTCACTTGTTTTGTTACTTATCTTGCAGGTCATCTAGCAATGGACCTTGACCCTGACCTTGAGGAATTTGTAGGTGCTGGGGGGAAGTCGTCATTCGGTATTGATCAGTCTCAATCATCGAAGATCACTCTGAAAAGGAAGTCCGCACCATCTGACCACCACGAGACCGACCAGTTACCCATTGGACCCCCTCCGTCTAGTTCTTCTATCGCTCCAGTTCCTTCTTCGTCATTGGGCAAGCGTCCTCTAGGTGAGGTTGAGGTTGAAACTAAGGTTCCTGGTAGTACACTCGCAACCAATCGTGAGATGCCTCGACTTGCGGAAGAGGGACCCCCTCACGTACGTGCACTTGTTCGTGGGACGGCTGATCTACCAAAAATGTTCAACCTACTGTCCGAGCTAGGCCCCCCACCTGCGAGTGTCGTCAGTGATACCAATGAAGAGGTCGCCGCAAAGATGGCCCAACACTTATCCTACGTACGTATTTCTCCTCTGATTGTCAATCGTTCTGGCTCTCtacatcctctttttttttttttttNNNNNNNNNNNNNNNNNNNNNNNNNNNNNNNNNNNNNNNNNNNNNNNNNNNNNNNNNNNNNNNNNNNNNNNNNNNNNNNNNNNNNNNNNNNNNNNNNNNNNNNNNNNNNNNNNNNNNNNNNNNNNNNNNNNNNNNNNNNNNNNNNNNNNNNNNNNNNNNNNNNNNNNNNNNNNNNNNNNNNNNNNNNNNNNNNNNNNNNNNNNNNNNNNNNNNNNNNNNNNNNNNNNNNNNNNNNNNNNNNNNNNNNNNNNNNNNNNNNNNNNNNNNNNNNNNNNNNNNNNNNNNNNNNNNNNNNNNNNNNNNNNNNNNNNNNNNNNNNNNNNNNNNNNNNNNNNNNNNNNNNNNNNNNNNNNNNNNNNNNNNNNNNNNNNNNNNNNNNNNNNNNNNNNNNNNNNNNNNNNNNNNNNNNNNNNNNNNNNNNNNNNNNNNNNNNNNNNNNNNNNNNNNNNNNNNNNNNNNNNNNNNNNNNNNNNNNNNNNNNNNNNNNNNNNNNNNNNNNNNNNNNNNNNNNNNNNNNNNNNNNNNNNNNNNNNNNNNNNNNNNNNNNNNNNNNNNNNNNNNNNNNNNNNNNNNNNNNNNNNNNNNNNNNNNNNNNNNNNNNNNNNNNNNNNNNNNNNNNNNNNNNNNNNNNNNNNNNNNNNNNNNNNNNNNNNNNNNNNNNNNNNNNNNNNNNNNNNNNNNNNNNNNNNNNNNNNNNNNNNNNNNNNNNNNNNNNNNNNNNNNNNNNNNNNNNNNNNNNNNNNNNNNNNNNNNNNNNNNNNNNNNNNNNNNNNNNNNNNNNNNNNNNNNNNNNNNNNNNNNNNNNNNNNNNNNNNNNNNNNNNNNNNNNNNNNNNNNNNNNNNNNNNNNNNNNNNNNNNNNNNNNNNNNNNNNNNNNNNNNNNNNNNNNNNNNNNNNNNNNNNNNNNNNNNNNNNNNNNNNNNNNNNNNNNNNNNNNNNNNNNNNNNNNNNNNNNNNNNNNNNNNNNNNNNNNNNNNNNNNNNNNNNNNNNNNNNNNNNNNNNNNNNNNNNNNNNNNNNNNNNNNNNNNNNNNNNNNNNNNNNNNNNNNNNNNNNNNNNNNNNNNNNNNNNNNNNNNNNNNNNNNNNNNNNNNNNNNNNNNNNNNNNNNNNNNNNNNNNNNNNNNNNNNNNNNNNNNNNNNNNNNNNNNNNNNNNNNNNNNNNNNNNNNNNNNNNNNNNNNNNNNNNNNNNNNNNNNNNNNNNNNNNNNNNNNNNNNNNNNNNNNNNNNNNNNNNNNNNNNNNNNNNNNNNNNNNNNNNNNNNNNNNNNNNNNNNNNNNNNNNNNNNNNNNNNNNNNNNNNNNNNNNNNNNNNNNNNNNNNNNNNNNNNNNNNNNNNNNNNNNNNNNNNNNNNNNNNNNNNNNNNNNNNNNNNNNNNNNNNNNNNNNNNNNNNGCTTCCCTCCGTCGTAGGACCAGATCTCCTACTTGGAAATATCGTGGGTTCACTCGACCGTCATGCGCTACTTTGGCACTCTTCTGATATTCT contains these protein-coding regions:
- the LOC116016180 gene encoding uncharacterized protein LOC116016180 codes for the protein MSQDDSQNVFAHDYDDLIEDEFCVSEGGSPNRSDDAQQVRARPVAPTQSVPSQILLKKRKIQTDDSTSSKVKETSTSKSITPSGDYVELDPKGAFATPVEISPKEEEQLADLIGEGIRYEVDRRLTNIVSCHYKKWIGVHLDSLKAGMRIPLDPFLVDFVNYYGIVPSQVAPNGHRILACFPQICARHQVPCTIDLFNFLHLVKTMGKNCHPSFVIIQCRGLFGKVSGLPDNNRKWRGKFLRVFLKDGVPFKNEWSRRMRKCVLPPETLEIKDAVEKISSECYSWDNYHSPEALAAAHLPPPMYGVQRQVVPDGHLAMDLDPDLEEFVGAGGKSSFGIDQSQSSKITLKRKSAPSDHHETDQLPIGPPPSSSSIAPVPSSSLGKRPLGEVEVETKVPGSTLATNREMPRLAEEGPPHVRALVRGTADLPKMFNLLSELGPPPASVVSDTNEEVAAKMAQHLSYDQISYLEISWVHSTVMRYFGTLLIFY